A region from the Capra hircus breed San Clemente chromosome 9, ASM170441v1, whole genome shotgun sequence genome encodes:
- the TMEM200A gene encoding transmembrane protein 200A, translating to MIATGGVITGLAALKRQDSARSQHHVNLSPSPAAQEKKPVRRRPRADVVVVRGKIRLYSPSGFFLILGVLISIVGIAMAVLGYWPQKEHFIDAETTLSTNETQVIRNQGGVVVRFFEQHLHSDKMKMLGPFTMGIGIFIFICANAILHENRDKETKIIHMRDIYSTVIDIHTLRIKEQKHMNGIYTGLMGETEVKQNGSSCASRLAANTIASFSGFRSSFRMDSSVEEDELVVNESKSFGHLVPPLLSDSSASVCGLYPPPSKTTDDKTSGHKKCETKSIVSSSISAFTLPVIKLNNCVIDEPSIDNITEDADNLKSRSRNLSMDSLMVPLPNPSQPFQPVSLMLPRNNSVGESLSSQYKSSVALGPGAGQLLSPGAARRQFGSNTSLHLLSSHSKSLDLERGHSTLTVQAEQRKHPSWPRLDRSNSKGYMKLENKEDPMERLLVPQAAIKKDFTNKEKLLMISRSHNNLSFEHDEFLSNNLKRGTSETRF from the coding sequence ATGATAGCAACTGGTGGAGTGATAACTGGCCTGGCCGCCTTGAAAAGGCAAGACTCTGCCAGATCACAGCATCATGTCAACCTTAGCCCGTCGCCTGCTGCCCAGGAGAAGAAACCAGTCAGGCGTCGACCTCGGGCCGATGTTGTGGTTGTTCGAGGCAAAATCCGGCTTTATTCCCCATCTggttttttcctcattttaggaGTCCTTATCTCTATTGTAGGAATTGCAATGGCAGTCCTTGGATATTGGCCTCAAAAAGAACATTTTATCGATGCTGAGacgactttgtcaacaaacgaaACTCAGGTCATCCGGAACCAAGGCGGTGTAGTGGTTCGCTTCTTTGAGCAACATTTGCATTCCGATAAAATGAAAATGCTTGGCCCTTTCACAATGGGGAttggcattttcattttcatttgtgctAACGCCATTCTTCACGAGAACCGTGACAAAGAAACCAAAATCATACACATGAGGGACATCTATTCTACAGTCATCGACATCCACACTCTGAGAATCAAGGAGCAAAAACACATGAATGGCATCTACACTGGTTTAATGGGAGAAACGGAAGTAAAGCAGAATGGGAGCTCCTGTGCTTCGAGACTGGCAGCAAATACCATTGCTTCTTTTTCAGGTTTCAGGAGCAGTTTTCGGATGGACAGCTCTGTTGAGGAGGATGAGCTCGTGGTGAATGAAAGCAAGAGTTTTGGGCATCTCGTGCCGCCTTTGCTCTCTGACAGCTCTGCCTCTGTTTGTGGCCTCTATCCGCCTCCTTCCAAGACAACTGATGATAAAACCAGTGGCCATAAGAAATGTGAAACCAAGTCAATTGTGTCATCGTCCATCAGCGCTTTTACATTACCGGTGATCAAACTTAATAATTGTGTGATTGATGAACCCAGTATAGATAACATCACTGAGGATGCTGATAACCTCAAAAGTAGGTCAAGGAATTTGTCAATGGACTCCCTTATGGTCCCTTTGCCCAATCCCAGTCAGCCCTTCCAGCCAGTCAGTCTGATGCTCCCAAGGAATAATTCCGTTGGGGAGTCATTGTCAAGTCAGTACAAGTCCTCTGTGGCCCTTGGACCTGGAGCTGGACAGCTCTTGTCTCCTGGGGCTGCTAGAAGACAGTTTGGTTCCAACACATCCTTGCATTTGCTCTCATCACACTCCAAATCCTTAGACTTAGAGCGGGGTCACTCCACATTAACCGTTCAGGCAGAACAACGAAAACATCCAAGCTGGCCTCGGTTGGATCGAAGCAACAGCAAAGGATATATGAAACTAGAGAACAAAGAGGACCCAATGGAGAGGCTGCTTGTGCCccaagctgcaatcaagaaggACTTTACTAATAAGGAGAAGCTTCTTATGATCTCAAGATCTCACAATAATTTGAGTTTTGAACATGATGAGTTTTTGAGTAACAACTTGAAGCGGGGAACTTCTGAAACAAGGTTTTAA